One genomic region from Leptolyngbyaceae cyanobacterium JSC-12 encodes:
- a CDS encoding DMT(drug/metabolite transporter) superfamily permease (IMG reference gene:2510094190~PFAM: EamA-like transporter family~manually curated), translating to MQTSQENSNLSKSPVFLVAPFFFLGTAMVVMKFVLPNTTPLFLAGFRLVPAGLLILAFGAIAKLPQPKGWKAWLWITLFGIVDGAMFQGFLTEGLVHTGAGLGSVLIDTQPLVVALLSRLILGDLIGFWGWLGLLVGLAGVALCGLPETFIYGLLQGNSQIDVAAFSWGKLLQNGEMLMVIAALAMSFGTIIVRYVKQYADPVVGTAWHMVIGGVPLLALSWLYESNQVGSLHWGEWAGLGYATIFGTAVTYGMFFYLAATGNVTSVSALIFLTPVFALLFSYLTLGEKLTMLQWIGVVLTLVSVFLVNQRKEIAQWVASLVSKTPTKPLTTEVVTSDSGSVE from the coding sequence ATGCAAACATCACAAGAGAATTCAAACCTTTCAAAATCACCTGTATTTTTGGTTGCGCCGTTCTTCTTTTTAGGAACCGCAATGGTTGTGATGAAGTTTGTCTTACCCAATACAACACCTTTGTTTCTGGCTGGCTTTCGGTTAGTGCCTGCGGGTCTTCTGATTCTGGCATTTGGCGCGATCGCAAAATTGCCTCAGCCCAAAGGATGGAAAGCCTGGCTCTGGATTACACTCTTTGGCATTGTGGATGGTGCAATGTTTCAAGGGTTCTTAACAGAAGGGTTAGTTCACACAGGAGCAGGGTTGGGTTCTGTTCTCATCGACACGCAACCGCTGGTAGTTGCCTTATTATCCCGCCTCATTCTGGGTGATTTAATCGGCTTTTGGGGCTGGCTAGGATTGTTGGTTGGGTTGGCAGGAGTCGCCCTTTGTGGTTTACCTGAAACCTTCATCTACGGCTTATTACAGGGCAACAGCCAGATCGATGTGGCGGCTTTTAGCTGGGGCAAATTGCTTCAGAACGGTGAAATGTTGATGGTTATTGCTGCCTTAGCGATGTCGTTTGGTACGATCATCGTGCGTTATGTAAAGCAATATGCTGATCCAGTCGTAGGGACAGCATGGCATATGGTGATTGGTGGAGTGCCGCTTTTAGCATTGTCATGGCTGTATGAATCAAACCAGGTTGGCAGTTTGCACTGGGGCGAGTGGGCTGGATTGGGCTATGCCACGATTTTTGGTACGGCAGTCACCTATGGCATGTTCTTCTACCTGGCAGCAACTGGAAACGTCACCAGTGTGAGTGCCTTAATTTTCCTCACACCTGTATTTGCGTTGTTGTTTAGCTATTTGACGTTGGGAGAGAAACTGACAATGCTGCAATGGATCGGGGTGGTGCTTACCTTAGTCAGCGTCTTTTTGGTGAATCAGCGCAAGGAAATTGCTCAGTGGGTTGCTTCGCTC
- a CDS encoding membrane-bound lytic murein transglycosylase (IMG reference gene:2510094191~PFAM: MltA specific insert domain; 3D domain) yields the protein MQKLFAIATLVPGLLGAGVSLSGHLVDGTINIPASASAQLQKPNTTKVLVQAITPVALELDTQLVGGVSGSGDRRAILAAIDNSLRYLRSERAASDYKKLAALGISRDHVRRSLERFRQLLVKSRSATELQTAVDREFVLYQAIGKDGQGTVGFTGYFEPVHVASPTRTPEFRYPIFRLPPDFSSWKKPHPSRAQLEGVDGLQFSRSQLKGQELVWLRDRLEAYLIQVQGSARLRLTNGKTMTVGYAGATDYPYVSIGRELVNAGKFKLEELTLPVLIQYFQQNPNDLDVYLPRNQRFIFFKETGGAPAMGSLGVPVTAERTIATDKSLFPPGALALIQAQIPYQTVRGNLEQRLVSRFVLDQDTGSAIKGPGRVDIFMGTGKLAGDRAGLINSTGRLYYLLLKP from the coding sequence ATGCAGAAACTGTTTGCGATCGCGACCTTAGTACCTGGTCTGCTGGGTGCTGGCGTGAGCCTGTCAGGTCATTTAGTGGATGGGACAATCAACATCCCTGCTTCTGCATCTGCTCAACTGCAAAAGCCAAACACAACAAAGGTGCTGGTTCAGGCAATCACACCCGTAGCGCTTGAACTGGATACTCAGCTTGTGGGCGGTGTTTCAGGGAGTGGCGATCGCCGAGCCATTTTAGCAGCGATTGATAACAGCCTTCGGTATTTGCGCAGCGAACGAGCAGCAAGTGATTACAAAAAACTGGCAGCATTGGGTATCAGCCGCGATCATGTTCGCCGCAGCTTGGAGCGGTTTCGACAATTATTGGTTAAGTCTCGCTCTGCCACTGAATTGCAGACAGCGGTTGATCGAGAATTTGTACTCTATCAAGCAATAGGCAAAGATGGTCAGGGTACCGTTGGGTTTACGGGCTATTTTGAACCAGTGCACGTTGCCAGTCCTACACGGACTCCAGAATTTCGCTATCCCATTTTTCGCCTTCCACCTGATTTTTCCAGTTGGAAAAAACCGCACCCTAGTCGAGCACAGCTTGAAGGTGTGGATGGATTGCAGTTCAGCCGGAGCCAGTTGAAAGGGCAAGAATTGGTCTGGTTACGCGATCGCCTGGAAGCCTATTTAATTCAGGTGCAAGGATCTGCTCGCCTACGGTTGACCAATGGCAAAACGATGACGGTTGGATATGCTGGGGCAACTGACTATCCCTACGTCAGCATTGGGCGAGAACTGGTGAATGCAGGCAAATTTAAGCTGGAAGAATTGACTTTGCCCGTTTTGATTCAGTATTTTCAGCAAAACCCTAATGACCTCGATGTCTATCTACCGCGTAATCAGCGGTTTATTTTCTTTAAAGAAACTGGGGGTGCTCCTGCAATGGGCAGTTTGGGAGTTCCTGTTACAGCAGAGCGGACTATTGCCACGGATAAAAGCTTATTTCCGCCCGGTGCGCTGGCGCTAATTCAGGCTCAAATTCCTTACCAAACGGTGCGTGGCAATCTAGAACAACGCCTGGTCAGCCGCTTTGTACTTGATCAAGACACTGGTAGTGCTATTAAGGGTCCAGGGCGGGTGGATATTTTTATGGGAACTGGAAAACTGGCAGGCGATCGCGCTGGATTGATTAATTCCACTGGGCGGCTTTATTACTTGCTCTTAAAGCCGTAA
- a CDS encoding hypothetical protein (IMG reference gene:2510094192) codes for MTQAADGATGEQRRSRYARTPTEYAVYILIEGGHREEVRFPTIQEFQKWYSGELMPKATSNDFITVPIKNVQGEYMVLRPSKVVGIRVEPVFSSSVERF; via the coding sequence ATGACTCAAGCAGCCGACGGAGCAACCGGAGAACAAAGACGTAGCCGTTATGCTCGCACTCCCACGGAATATGCAGTCTACATCTTGATTGAGGGAGGACACCGGGAAGAAGTGCGCTTCCCCACCATTCAAGAATTTCAGAAGTGGTACAGCGGAGAATTGATGCCCAAAGCAACGTCTAATGACTTTATTACGGTGCCTATCAAGAATGTGCAAGGGGAGTATATGGTTTTGCGCCCCTCAAAAGTGGTGGGTATCCGGGTGGAACCTGTCTTCAGTTCTAGTGTTGAACGCTTCTAA
- a CDS encoding hypothetical protein (IMG reference gene:2510094193), whose protein sequence is MAIIALKAWYLEKYEPIHELEKRPHDLRLSRNSLLKSGLRADFLEDSEEVRSSVWFQRYLEGQPVEFYIEGSGGYAIANIDLRSHEVYFAKQEVMTHLEPIIFLCYQNEFPASSEMLRDELQTVLDKLNSKSRLPILLKESHRLTDGPTRLDSSLMRSIRQSLLFIADGTAIARLPSDPAQILPSPTVCVEVGYALQCKRPEQILLAQLERSDLPGQFPFDVPSHSRLTFKDNAQLRKTLPAMVQAQLQRFSLFS, encoded by the coding sequence ATGGCAATTATTGCTCTGAAGGCTTGGTATCTGGAAAAATATGAGCCGATCCACGAGTTGGAGAAGCGCCCACATGATTTGCGTCTGAGCCGGAATAGCCTGTTGAAGTCGGGGTTGAGGGCTGATTTTCTAGAAGATAGTGAAGAAGTACGTAGTTCAGTGTGGTTTCAGCGTTACTTGGAAGGGCAGCCAGTTGAGTTTTATATCGAGGGGAGTGGGGGCTATGCGATCGCAAATATCGACCTCCGCAGCCACGAGGTGTATTTTGCCAAACAAGAAGTGATGACGCATCTGGAGCCGATTATCTTTTTGTGTTATCAGAACGAATTTCCTGCATCGAGCGAGATGCTACGAGATGAGTTGCAGACAGTCTTAGACAAGCTTAATTCAAAGTCGCGGTTGCCTATTTTGCTGAAAGAGTCTCATCGCTTGACTGATGGACCTACCCGGTTGGATAGCTCTCTGATGCGCTCAATTCGCCAAAGTCTCTTATTTATTGCGGATGGAACCGCGATCGCCCGTTTACCTAGCGATCCCGCGCAAATTTTGCCCAGCCCAACGGTGTGTGTGGAAGTAGGATATGCGCTGCAGTGTAAACGTCCTGAACAAATCCTGCTAGCTCAACTGGAACGCTCCGACTTACCAGGGCAATTTCCCTTTGATGTTCCTAGCCACAGCCGCCTCACATTTAAGGATAACGCTCAACTTCGCAAAACGTTACCTGCAATGGTGCAAGCCCAACTGCAACGATTCAGTTTATTTTCCTGA